The genomic region GCCCCCGCTAACCCGGTTAACAGGGCTCGCCGTATACTTTTAGCACTCTTTGTCGAACAAGGAGTTATGAATATTCCCGTGCCTGACCCTCTTCGAACTTACTCTGGGGCTAAAAGTGGATTTCTAGGCGATAAGTGTGAATAAGGTCGCATTCGGGAAGGTCGTAGTTCCCGCTGGGTGCCTGCCGACGCTGGTCCTCGCTTTAGGCAACCCTCGCATGAGCGATGCATGAGCACTCACCCACTAGATGATCTCTGTCGTTATTTGGCCTCGAACGTGACCTTGACGCTTCCGCCCCCGATGGCCCCAGCAAGTCGCGTCGGATCGTCGAGCTTGCCCAGCCGCGTGTAGCTGTATGAACTGCGGAAGGTCTCGTAAAAGAGCACGAGCGTGTCGTCGCCCCAGAGTAGCAGATCGCCTTCACGAATGGTGCCGGGCTTGAACAGGTCGGTCGGAAGCCGCTTTGGCAGGTGCGCGTGCTTCTCGTTGGCGTTCAGATCGGGCATGTCGAGCGTCAGCGGCAGCATCTGCCGGAACTTTGCCGTCGCCGGGTTGTCCTCAAGCGTGGCGGCGAACGTCCGCTGACCGATCTTCACGTTCAGCTTCAGACTCATGGCTTCCTCTCCGGGCTGCGTCTGCCCACCCGCCTGCGTGGCTGGAATGGGCCGAGGGACTCGCTCGCCAGCGTCACAAGAGCACAGAACGCTCAGCGTGACCATGGTGACCACAGTGATTAGTCGGTCGAACCTCACGTTGCACCTCCTGCGCGGTTACTTCAGGCTCTGCGTGAAGAACGCCGCTAGTTTATCGAACGGAATCAGGTTCACGCGGTCGTAGAGATCGACGTGGCCTGCGTTCGGGACGATCAGCAGCTCCTTCGGCTGGGCGGCTCGCTGATAGGCGTCCTCACTGAACTCACGCGAGTGGGCCTGATCGCCGGTGATGAACAGCATCGGGCGCGGCGAGACCTCCGCGATCCGCTCGAACGGGTAGAAGTTCATGAACGCGACGTTGCTGCTCAGCGTCGGGTGCGTCGTCAGCAGCGGCGTCGTGCTTGCGGGCGTGAACTCGCCGCGCGGCGTCCGGTAGAAGTCGAAGAACTCCCGCTCGATGGGGTGCGACTTCTCGTTGATCTCGTGGACGGTCCCGCTCGTGTACTTGGCCGCGCCGCCGTCGGACTCGACCCAGCGTTGCGCCGCCGCCTCTTCGAGCGTCTTCTTCCGCTGCTCGGCAGTGCCCGACTTCTTCAAGCCATTTCGGTTCGCCGCGCCCATGTCGTACATGCTGACCGTCGCGATGGCCCTCATGCGGGGGTCGATTTGGGCGGCGGCAACGGAGAAGCTCCCGCTGCCGCAGATGCCGAGCACGCCGATGCGGTCCCGACTGACGACCGGCTGCTTACCGAGGAAGTCCAGCGCTGCGCTGAAGTCCTCCACGTAGATGTCAGGCGCGACCGTGTGGCGTGGCTGGCCGTCGCTCTCGCCCCAGAAGGACAGGTCGAACGACAGCGTGACGAACCCGCGCTCCGCCAACTTTTGGGCGTAGAGGTTTGAACTCTGCTCCTTTGTCGCGCCCATTGGGTGGCCAACGATGATGGCGGCGGACTTGGCGTTAGTGTCGAGGTTCTTCGGCACGAACAGGTTTCCGACGACGTTCATGCTTAGCTTATTCCTGAACGTGACCTTCTGCACAGTCACCGAGTCGCTCTTGTAGAAGTTGTCTGCGCCATTGGTCATGTCTTGGGCCTTGGGGGTGGAATTCGTCATGTCGGCAGCGACAGGTGCGGGCACCGTCGCGAAAAGCGCTGCGCTCGCAGCGAACGCGGTCACGATAGAGTGTTTGGCAACGTTCATACTGATCAACCTTTCTCTACTTGAGTTCGAGTCTTTAACGGAACGAGGGCACGGCGGCGGCGACCGCCTCATCCGATTGCGATTCGTTGGAGTCACGTCGGAGGCGTGCGCCTGTGCCGACGAGGACCGAGGCGGCGACGAGCAGGACCGCGCCGCCAACGAAAGTCGCGGTGATCGATGCGTGGTCGAGGAGTAAGCCGCCGAGGCCCGCGCCGAGCATGATCGCCAACTGGATCGCAGCGACCATCAGCCCACCGCCGCTCTCTGGCTCGTCGGCGATTTCGCGGCTCAGCCATGTGGACCAGCAGACGGGCACTGCCGAGTTGAGCGTGCCCCAGACGAACAAGGTCAGGCCCACTGCCCACAGCGAGTGCTGCACGCCGAGCAGGCCGAACGTCACGAGGGCCAGCGCCAGCGGCAGCCCGGCGAGCAGCAGGTACAGCTGCCGCGCTACGAACCTCGTCGCCCCAGCGGTGCCGACGAACCCCGCCACGCCGAGGCACAGCAGCATGACGGAAAGCTGGGGCACGCTGGCCCCTGTGCGGGTTTCGAGGAACGGCCGGAAGTACGTGAACGCCGCGAACGCGCCGCCGAACGTGAGCATCTGCGCGACCATGCCAAAGGCGACGTTGGGGCGCTTCAAGAGGCCGAACAGCTTGCTCACCGGGTTGGCCGCTTGGGGGCGCATCGTGGGCAGGCTGATCCACTGCCACGCGAGGTTGGCCAGCGTGAGGGGCACCAGCGCCCAGAACACGCCGCGCCAGCCGATCACGCCACCGAGGTAGCTGCCGATGGGGGCGGCGAACGCGGTTGCCACCGCGTTGCCCATGTAGACGAAGCCTAGTGCCTTCGGCACGGAATGCTGCGGCACCAGACGCATAACCGTCGCCGTCGCCAGCGCCCAGAACCCGCCGACCACCACGCCTAGCGACGCGCGGGCGACCATCAGCATGGCAAAGTTCGGGGCCATCGCGATCAGCACCAGCGACAGCAGCATGAGGCCGGTCAGGCCGAGCAGGACGTACCTGCGGTCGAACCGAGCCGCGACGGTGGCGATCAACAGGCTGGTTACCACGGCGAACATGCCCGAGATCGAGATCGCCTGCCCGGCCATGCCGGTCGTCGCGTGCAGGTCTTGCGCGATCGGCGTCAACAGGCTCACCGGCATGAACTCGGCCGCGATCAACATCGCGACACACATCGCCATCGAGCCGACCGCGCTCCACGGGTTGTCCGTGGCTACCGCTTGCACTTCAGTTGGGTTCAACGTCAATGTCATTCTTCGCATCCGTTCTGGGTTGATGGGCTACTTGCCGTACTGATCGTCGGAGACCTTCTCCATCCACGTGACGGGCGAGCCGTCCTGCTTCTCCTGAATGGCGATGTGGGTCATCGCGGTCGTCGGCGATGCTCCATGCCAGTGACGCACGTTCGGCGGGAACCACACCACGTCGCCGGGGCGGATTTCCTCGATGGGTCCACCCTCCTGCTGAACTCGGCCGAGGCCGCTTGTAACGATCAGGGTCTGGCCCAGCGGATGGGTATGCCACGCGGTGCGTGCCCCCGGCTCAAACGTGACGATCGCGCCGTTGACGCGTGCGGGGTCGGTGCGGTCGAACGCGGAGTCGATCCGCACGGTACCGGTAAACCATTCGTCCGGTCCCTTGACTGAGGGCTTAGTTCCGACGCGTTGAATGTCCATCTTCTTCTCCGGTAGAGGTTGCTCGGCTGCGATCCCGACTGAGGCAACGGCCGTGACGGCCACGGCAGCCGAGGCCGAGATCAGGAAGTGACGCCGACTGAGGTTTGGGTCGCGATCAATCATGTTGCATAACGGTACGCAGACGCCGGGCCACGGCGGTATGACGAACGTCCGAGATGATTGGACAAACTTCCAAACTGGAGCAGATCGTGGCGGTCGGATCGATCGGCGACCCGTAAGATGGGGGTATGACGACGAGCCAACGCCAAGCCCGAAAGATGGACGCCGACCGTGAGGAACTGGTCGAGCGGATCGCACGAGTGCTACCGCGCAGCGGCGTGTCCCAGCCGCAGCCGGGCGTGCACCTCAGCCGCTTTGCCCACATCGACGATCCGACTCACACGGTCTTGGAACCCTGCTTCTGCGTGATCGCGCAGGGGGCCAAGACACTGACGCTGGGCGAGGACGTGTTCCGGTACGACCCAGCCCACTACGCGGTCACCACGCTCGGGCTGCCGATGGTCGCCGAGATCGTCGAGGCGTCGGAGCGACGGCCGTACCTCGGCCTGCGCCTGACGCTGGACCCCTCCGTGGTCGCGTCGGTGATCGTGGAATCGCAGGTCGCCCAGCCGCGCCGCGAGAGCGGCGTTCGTGCCCTCGACGTGAGTCCGCTCGACATGGACCTGCTCGACGCGACCGTGCGGCTCATGCGCTTGGTCGAACGGCCCGACGAGTTCCGCGCGGTCGCGCCGCTCGTGGTCCGCGAGATCATCTACCGCCTGTTGGCCGGCGCGCAGGGCAACCGCATGCGGCAGCTCGCCTCCTCGGGCGGGCAGGCCCACAGGATGGCACGCGCCATCGAGAAGTTGAGGGCGAACTACGACAAGCCGCTGCGGATCGAGTCGCTGGCGAAGGAACTGGGCATGAGCCTGTCGGGCTTCCACGCCCACTTCAAGTCGGTCACGGCCATGTCGCCCTTACAGTACCAAAAACAGATTCGGCTTCAGGAGGCTCGGCGGCTGATGGTCAGCGAAAACTCGGACGCCGCCGAGGCGGGCTTCCGCGTCGGCTACGAGGACGCATCGCAGTTCAACCGCGAGTACAAGCGCCACTTCGGCGAGCCGCCGATGCGGGATGTGGAACGGATAAGGGAGATCGCGATGACTTAGCGGACGATTGGCCCGGTTTGTTCCACGCGAGCGCACGGAGGTGGAAGACGAGCTGGCGAACCCTTGTAGTTATCGAGCGCATTCAGCGGCCAACTCACCCCTCGGCCGCACTTGACCGGGCGGCGATGCCGCTGCATCCGTGTCGTTCTTAGCCCGTCGCCATGCCACCAGCGCCCCCGCCCCCGCCGGCACGAGGAACCACCACTAGCTGCCGATCGTCGCGCCCCGCGGCGTCTTCAGCTCGTGGTCACCGCTGATCCGCGTCACGCCCCACCGCGTCTCATCCGTCGTCGCGTGCTCGAATGCTTTGACCCGCAGCTCACCCCAGCCCCGCTGCCCGACTGGCCAGGTGCGGACGGTCTTCGGCTTCGCGACGCGCTGCGTGATCAGACCAGGGCCGTCGTACATGAGCGCGAGGCTGCGCGCGTACGTCTTGTCGCCCTGCTCCAAGTGACCGTAAGCGAGACAAGCGTGTTGGCCGGGGTGTACGGGTACGCCGGCAGTACGAACCCGAAGGCCGTAGGCGTTTTGGGTGAGGGTGGCGCGGAGTTGACGCATCGGGTCTTTCAGACTGTGGCAATGCGCGGGCCGATGCAGACAGTACCAGACCAAACCGCGTGCGGGGCGTACAAAGGGCCCTTGGGCCGCTTGAGGGCCGAAACAACGCGTTCGCAGCAGCAAGCCCGAGCCGAATCGGCGCTCGAACGACACGCCGACCGCAAAGTGTCGTCGCAGAACCTGCAGGTTTCCAAATACTTTCCCGTGCAGCTGCCGGTGCGACGACGGCTACCTTGTGGGGCTGCGCCATCCTTGCACGCACCCATCGCCTCGGCGAAGCGTCGTGATCATGGTTGCCGGGCCGAAACCGACGGCCTAGCCGCCTTG from Tepidisphaeraceae bacterium harbors:
- a CDS encoding cyclophilin-like fold protein, with product MSLKLNVKIGQRTFAATLEDNPATAKFRQMLPLTLDMPDLNANEKHAHLPKRLPTDLFKPGTIREGDLLLWGDDTLVLFYETFRSSYSYTRLGKLDDPTRLAGAIGGGSVKVTFEAK
- a CDS encoding alpha/beta hydrolase gives rise to the protein MNVAKHSIVTAFAASAALFATVPAPVAADMTNSTPKAQDMTNGADNFYKSDSVTVQKVTFRNKLSMNVVGNLFVPKNLDTNAKSAAIIVGHPMGATKEQSSNLYAQKLAERGFVTLSFDLSFWGESDGQPRHTVAPDIYVEDFSAALDFLGKQPVVSRDRIGVLGICGSGSFSVAAAQIDPRMRAIATVSMYDMGAANRNGLKKSGTAEQRKKTLEEAAAQRWVESDGGAAKYTSGTVHEINEKSHPIEREFFDFYRTPRGEFTPASTTPLLTTHPTLSSNVAFMNFYPFERIAEVSPRPMLFITGDQAHSREFSEDAYQRAAQPKELLIVPNAGHVDLYDRVNLIPFDKLAAFFTQSLK
- a CDS encoding MFS transporter; translation: MTLTLNPTEVQAVATDNPWSAVGSMAMCVAMLIAAEFMPVSLLTPIAQDLHATTGMAGQAISISGMFAVVTSLLIATVAARFDRRYVLLGLTGLMLLSLVLIAMAPNFAMLMVARASLGVVVGGFWALATATVMRLVPQHSVPKALGFVYMGNAVATAFAAPIGSYLGGVIGWRGVFWALVPLTLANLAWQWISLPTMRPQAANPVSKLFGLLKRPNVAFGMVAQMLTFGGAFAAFTYFRPFLETRTGASVPQLSVMLLCLGVAGFVGTAGATRFVARQLYLLLAGLPLALALVTFGLLGVQHSLWAVGLTLFVWGTLNSAVPVCWSTWLSREIADEPESGGGLMVAAIQLAIMLGAGLGGLLLDHASITATFVGGAVLLVAASVLVGTGARLRRDSNESQSDEAVAAAVPSFR
- a CDS encoding cupin domain-containing protein; protein product: MIDRDPNLSRRHFLISASAAVAVTAVASVGIAAEQPLPEKKMDIQRVGTKPSVKGPDEWFTGTVRIDSAFDRTDPARVNGAIVTFEPGARTAWHTHPLGQTLIVTSGLGRVQQEGGPIEEIRPGDVVWFPPNVRHWHGASPTTAMTHIAIQEKQDGSPVTWMEKVSDDQYGK
- a CDS encoding AraC family transcriptional regulator, with the translated sequence MTTSQRQARKMDADREELVERIARVLPRSGVSQPQPGVHLSRFAHIDDPTHTVLEPCFCVIAQGAKTLTLGEDVFRYDPAHYAVTTLGLPMVAEIVEASERRPYLGLRLTLDPSVVASVIVESQVAQPRRESGVRALDVSPLDMDLLDATVRLMRLVERPDEFRAVAPLVVREIIYRLLAGAQGNRMRQLASSGGQAHRMARAIEKLRANYDKPLRIESLAKELGMSLSGFHAHFKSVTAMSPLQYQKQIRLQEARRLMVSENSDAAEAGFRVGYEDASQFNREYKRHFGEPPMRDVERIREIAMT